Proteins encoded in a region of the Mycolicibacterium chitae genome:
- a CDS encoding SDR family NAD(P)-dependent oxidoreductase, with protein MTSPTELFDLTDRVVLITGGSRGLGREMAFAAARCGADVVIASRKLDTCEATAAEIEAETGRAAWPYAVHVGRWDQLDGLVDAAYERFGKVDVLVNNAGMSPVYEKQTDVTEKLFDAVVNLNLKGPFRLSALIGEKMVAAGGGVIINVSTHGSLRPHPSFLPYAASKAGLNAMTEGLAQAFGPTVRVNTLMPGPFLTDISKAWDFDGTSNPFGHSALQRAGNPDEIVGAALFLMSDASSFTTGSIVRADGGIP; from the coding sequence ATGACCTCTCCGACCGAACTTTTCGACCTCACCGACCGGGTGGTGCTGATCACCGGTGGTAGCCGCGGCCTGGGCCGCGAGATGGCCTTCGCCGCGGCGCGGTGCGGCGCCGACGTGGTGATCGCCAGCCGCAAGCTGGACACTTGCGAGGCCACCGCCGCCGAGATCGAGGCCGAAACCGGCCGGGCCGCATGGCCGTACGCGGTGCATGTGGGCCGCTGGGACCAGCTCGACGGACTGGTCGACGCCGCCTACGAGCGGTTCGGCAAGGTCGACGTGCTGGTGAACAACGCCGGCATGTCACCGGTCTACGAGAAACAGACCGACGTCACCGAGAAGCTGTTCGACGCCGTGGTCAACCTGAACCTCAAGGGGCCGTTCCGGCTCTCGGCGCTGATCGGCGAGAAGATGGTGGCCGCCGGCGGCGGGGTGATCATCAACGTCAGCACCCATGGCTCGCTGCGCCCGCACCCCAGCTTCCTCCCGTACGCCGCCTCCAAGGCCGGGCTCAACGCCATGACCGAGGGGCTGGCCCAGGCGTTCGGGCCGACGGTGCGGGTCAACACCCTGATGCCCGGGCCGTTCCTCACCGACATCAGCAAGGCCTGGGACTTCGACGGCACCAGCAACCCCTTCGGCCACTCGGCGCTGCAGCGCGCCGGCAACCCGGACGAGATCGTCGGCGCCGCACTGTTCCTGATGTCGGACGCGTCGAGTTTCACCACCGGTTCGATTGTTCGGGCCGACGGCGGCATTCCCTGA
- a CDS encoding phosphotransferase family protein, with the protein MPHTTDIDADVLGHWLDKNDAPGQGERPQLELLTGGSQNTLYRVRRGAARMVLRMPGARADTARVDGLLREIRLVRALRGTDVPHAQLIAADDTGAVLDKPFYVMAEIDGWSPMGGGGWQAPFDTDLEARAGLAFQLVEGAARLGSVDWRGQGLDGFGRPDGFHERQVDRWLKFLSAYQVRELPGLDVAAEWLRRNRPAHYTPGIMHGDYQFANVMYAHGAPARLAAIVDWEMTTIGDPLLDLGWALLGYDGENPVTEGFYLDMTGMPTRSALLAHYEKISGRPTDDIQYYLVLANWKLGIMLEKTYAASLAPDSKVDPAVAAAMGPMVPQLMATAAELTRTAGGA; encoded by the coding sequence ATGCCACACACGACCGACATCGACGCCGACGTCCTGGGCCATTGGCTCGACAAGAACGACGCCCCCGGCCAGGGCGAACGCCCGCAGCTCGAACTGCTGACCGGCGGCTCGCAGAACACCCTGTACCGGGTCCGCCGCGGCGCGGCCCGGATGGTGCTGCGGATGCCCGGCGCCCGCGCCGATACCGCCCGGGTCGACGGCCTGCTCCGCGAGATCCGGCTGGTCCGCGCGCTGCGCGGCACCGACGTTCCGCACGCCCAACTGATCGCCGCCGACGACACCGGCGCGGTGCTGGACAAGCCGTTCTACGTGATGGCCGAGATCGACGGCTGGAGCCCGATGGGCGGGGGCGGCTGGCAGGCGCCGTTCGACACCGACCTCGAGGCCCGGGCCGGGCTGGCGTTCCAGCTGGTCGAGGGGGCGGCCCGACTCGGCAGCGTCGACTGGCGCGGTCAGGGCCTCGACGGGTTCGGCCGGCCCGACGGCTTCCACGAACGTCAGGTCGATCGCTGGCTGAAGTTCCTGTCCGCCTACCAGGTGCGCGAGCTACCCGGCCTCGACGTGGCCGCCGAGTGGTTGCGCCGCAACCGGCCGGCCCACTACACGCCGGGGATCATGCACGGCGACTATCAGTTCGCCAACGTGATGTACGCCCACGGCGCCCCGGCCCGGTTGGCCGCGATCGTCGACTGGGAGATGACCACCATCGGCGACCCACTGCTGGACCTCGGCTGGGCGCTGCTGGGCTACGACGGCGAGAACCCGGTCACCGAAGGGTTTTATCTGGACATGACCGGGATGCCGACCCGCAGCGCGCTGCTCGCCCACTACGAGAAGATCAGCGGCCGACCCACCGACGACATCCAGTACTACCTGGTGCTGGCCAACTGGAAGCTGGGCATCATGCTGGAGAAGACGTATGCGGCCTCGCTGGCCCCGGACAGCAAGGTCGACCCGGCCGTCGCCGCCGCGATGGGACCGATGGTCCCGCAGCTCATGGCGACCGCGGCCGAGCTGACCCGCACCGCAGGAGGTGCCTGA
- a CDS encoding amidohydrolase family protein, which translates to MSSQSSTATLYPPGGFGAPKDRRGHATGDLGLPPGTEIFSADNHISVADDIFYDRFPEELKGAAPRIWYEDGAYMVGMKGKAWTGGDFGRVLMQYDDLAGAASNNIEARIRELKEDGIDKELAFPNAVLALFHYPDKQLRERVFRIYNEHIAELQERSKGHFYGVGLINWWDPKGTRSTLAELKSLGLKTFLLPLNPGKDDDGNIYDYGSTAMDAVWDEIEDAGLPVSHHIGETPPKTPCEHNSVVVGMMVNVDSFREQFAKYLFSGILDRHPRLRIGWFEGGIAWVPTALQDGEHLLASYRHMFNHELQHEIQHYWKQHMSASFMVDPLGLELIDKIGVDNVMWSSDYPHNESTFGYSEKSLATVVSAVGPENATKIVSTNVQKFLGLL; encoded by the coding sequence ATGTCCAGTCAGTCCAGTACCGCCACGCTGTATCCGCCCGGCGGTTTCGGCGCTCCCAAGGATCGGCGCGGCCACGCCACCGGCGACCTCGGCCTCCCGCCGGGCACCGAGATCTTCTCCGCCGACAACCACATCTCCGTGGCCGACGACATCTTCTACGACCGCTTCCCCGAGGAACTCAAGGGCGCCGCGCCGCGCATCTGGTATGAGGACGGCGCCTACATGGTGGGCATGAAGGGCAAGGCCTGGACGGGCGGCGACTTCGGCCGCGTGCTCATGCAGTACGACGACCTGGCCGGTGCCGCCTCCAACAACATCGAGGCGCGCATCCGCGAGCTCAAAGAGGACGGCATCGACAAGGAACTCGCGTTCCCGAATGCCGTTCTGGCACTGTTTCATTACCCCGACAAGCAGTTGCGGGAGCGGGTCTTCCGGATCTACAACGAGCACATCGCCGAACTGCAGGAGCGCTCCAAGGGCCACTTCTACGGCGTGGGCCTGATCAACTGGTGGGACCCGAAGGGCACCCGCAGCACGTTGGCGGAGCTCAAGTCCCTGGGGCTCAAGACCTTCCTGCTGCCGCTGAACCCCGGCAAGGACGACGACGGCAACATCTACGACTACGGCAGCACCGCGATGGACGCGGTATGGGACGAGATCGAGGACGCCGGTCTGCCGGTGTCGCACCACATCGGCGAGACACCGCCCAAGACGCCCTGCGAGCACAACAGCGTCGTCGTCGGCATGATGGTCAACGTCGACTCCTTCCGCGAGCAGTTCGCCAAGTACCTGTTCTCCGGCATCCTGGATCGGCACCCGAGGTTGCGGATCGGTTGGTTCGAGGGCGGAATCGCCTGGGTGCCAACGGCCCTGCAGGACGGCGAGCACCTTTTGGCGTCCTATCGGCACATGTTCAACCACGAACTGCAGCACGAGATCCAGCACTACTGGAAGCAACACATGAGCGCGTCGTTCATGGTCGACCCGCTCGGGCTCGAGCTGATCGACAAGATCGGTGTCGACAACGTGATGTGGTCCTCGGACTACCCGCACAATGAGAGCACCTTCGGCTACTCGGAGAAGTCGCTGGCCACCGTGGTGTCGGCGGTGGGGCCCGAGAACGCGACGAAGATCGTCAGCACCAACGTCCAGAAGTTCCTCGGCCTGCTGTGA
- a CDS encoding enoyl-CoA hydratase/isomerase family protein, whose translation MAASENRPTPEEIILYEKDPKTKIATITFNRPEFLNAPTSMARLRYADVLRAANADNDVKVVIIRGVGSNLGSGADLPEFMEGNDNPAVRLAELRLEDDGVGEVTYPPKGTFRNGATISAWYANSQAGNRALQDFKKISIVEAKGYCYGWHFYQCADADLVISSDDALFGHPSFRYHGWGPRMWTWVQMMGLRKFQEMVFTGRPFTAAEMYDCNFLNKVVPRDDLEDEVAKYALACARNRPVDTVFQQKMFFEIFKQQQGEYMGSLLSAFFESMGNGVANDSDQDLDMFESIDSGLSAAVNDNDSKFPPEFRLSKKNRSKKD comes from the coding sequence ATGGCGGCGTCTGAGAACCGGCCGACACCCGAAGAGATCATTCTCTACGAGAAGGACCCCAAGACCAAGATCGCCACCATCACGTTCAACCGACCGGAGTTCCTCAACGCGCCGACGTCGATGGCCCGGCTGCGCTACGCCGACGTGCTGCGCGCCGCCAATGCGGACAACGACGTCAAGGTCGTCATCATCCGCGGTGTCGGATCCAACCTCGGCAGCGGCGCCGATCTGCCGGAATTTATGGAGGGCAACGACAATCCGGCGGTGCGGCTGGCCGAACTGCGGCTCGAGGATGACGGCGTGGGTGAGGTGACGTACCCGCCGAAGGGCACCTTCCGCAACGGGGCCACCATCTCCGCCTGGTACGCCAACTCGCAGGCGGGCAACCGCGCGCTGCAGGACTTCAAGAAGATCAGCATCGTCGAGGCCAAGGGCTACTGCTACGGCTGGCACTTCTACCAGTGCGCCGACGCCGACCTGGTGATCTCCAGCGACGACGCGCTGTTCGGGCACCCGTCGTTCCGGTACCACGGGTGGGGCCCGCGGATGTGGACGTGGGTGCAGATGATGGGCCTGCGCAAGTTCCAGGAGATGGTGTTCACCGGCCGGCCGTTCACCGCCGCCGAGATGTACGACTGCAACTTCCTGAACAAGGTGGTGCCCCGCGACGATCTCGAGGACGAGGTGGCCAAGTACGCGCTGGCGTGCGCGCGGAACCGCCCGGTGGACACCGTGTTCCAGCAGAAGATGTTCTTCGAGATCTTCAAGCAGCAACAGGGTGAGTACATGGGCAGCCTGCTGTCCGCGTTCTTCGAGTCCATGGGCAACGGCGTGGCCAACGACAGCGATCAGGACCTGGACATGTTCGAGTCGATCGACAGTGGGCTGTCGGCTGCGGTGAACGACAACGACAGCAAGTTCCCGCCCGAATTCCGGCTCAGCAAGAAGAACCGCAGCAAGAAGGACTAG
- a CDS encoding CaiB/BaiF CoA-transferase family protein, producing MPPPLDGYTVVDLSSGIAGGYCTKLLADGGARVIKVESPEGDSLRRWSASGADVDPVAGGALFSFLAGSKHSVVADPADLGPVERLLGAADAVVWSPGSRLAETADLHPDRIRERHPGLSITAITPFGLHGPWRDRAATEFTLQAWSGGALGIGRGEQHRAPAHVGGQVGDWLAGAYAAALTLAVRAGGGAQLLDLSMLEAQILGLTYYPVTYYQMLDKPWRTERRPTVPGVAEAADGLVALGCGTAQQWFDLCAMSGHQEWIDETSELSITEQANLHAEELFAWLRNERVEDVRDLATAFRIPNSPVGNGENVTQMDHFVQRGIFVRNPRDGFTQPGHPYRLAGIALRDPEPAPRLGEHTEHYAAAQLPVPPRTDQPKPLPFEGLRVLDMTTFWAGPSCTHILAMLGAEVIHLESTPRPDGTRLIAGIPVSEPLWWERSPIFSGLNTNKKSVTLDFQTEAGRDLLRRLIADSDVVVENFTPRVIDQLGLDYDSVRALREDIVMVRMPGFGLDGPWRDNPAFAYIIEDAAGLSWLTGYPDRTPYEPYSVGDPNAGIHALTALMLALEHRRRTGQGALVEASMVDAALNVAAEQVIEYSAYGALLQRQGNRGPVAAPQNIYQVSGIDEFGRDDTWVAIAVADDRQWQALVAALGHPAWASAPELATAAGRRARHDRIDAELAAWCRPRSADEVVETLWPAGVPVAKVMQPHRQTELAQLEHRGFFEHVEHPAAGAAAHSTLPIRLSTGPDRYHRAPAPLLGEHNAEVLGRLGVDAAQLAALEADGVIGTEPAMGGRKKATT from the coding sequence GTGCCCCCACCACTTGACGGCTACACGGTGGTCGACCTGTCGTCCGGGATCGCCGGCGGGTACTGCACCAAACTGCTGGCCGACGGCGGTGCCCGGGTGATCAAAGTCGAGTCACCCGAGGGTGATTCGCTGCGACGATGGTCGGCCTCCGGTGCCGACGTCGATCCGGTGGCCGGCGGCGCGTTGTTCAGCTTCCTGGCCGGATCCAAGCACAGCGTGGTCGCTGACCCGGCCGACCTCGGCCCCGTCGAACGGCTACTGGGAGCGGCCGACGCCGTGGTGTGGTCGCCGGGGTCGCGGCTGGCCGAGACCGCGGACCTGCATCCCGACCGGATCCGGGAGCGCCATCCCGGGCTCAGCATCACCGCGATCACACCGTTCGGTCTGCACGGCCCGTGGCGGGACAGGGCCGCCACCGAGTTCACCCTGCAGGCCTGGTCCGGCGGGGCGCTCGGGATCGGCCGCGGCGAGCAACACCGCGCGCCCGCGCACGTCGGCGGTCAGGTGGGGGACTGGTTGGCCGGCGCGTACGCCGCGGCGCTGACCCTGGCGGTGCGCGCCGGGGGCGGCGCGCAGTTGCTGGACCTGTCGATGCTCGAGGCCCAGATCTTGGGGCTGACCTACTATCCGGTGACCTACTACCAGATGCTGGACAAGCCCTGGCGTACCGAACGTCGGCCCACGGTTCCCGGGGTGGCCGAGGCCGCCGACGGCCTGGTGGCCCTCGGCTGCGGCACCGCCCAGCAGTGGTTCGACCTGTGCGCGATGTCCGGGCACCAGGAATGGATCGACGAGACCTCCGAACTGTCGATCACCGAGCAGGCCAACCTGCACGCCGAGGAACTTTTCGCGTGGCTGCGGAACGAGCGGGTCGAGGACGTCCGCGACCTGGCCACGGCGTTCCGGATCCCGAACTCGCCGGTGGGCAACGGCGAGAACGTCACGCAGATGGACCATTTCGTCCAGCGCGGCATCTTCGTCCGTAACCCGCGCGACGGCTTCACCCAGCCCGGGCACCCCTACCGGCTCGCCGGGATCGCGCTGCGCGACCCGGAGCCCGCGCCGCGCCTCGGCGAGCACACCGAACACTATGCGGCCGCGCAACTTCCGGTCCCCCCGCGCACGGACCAGCCGAAACCACTGCCGTTCGAGGGTCTTCGGGTGCTGGACATGACGACCTTCTGGGCCGGCCCGTCGTGCACCCACATCCTGGCGATGCTGGGCGCCGAGGTGATCCACCTGGAGTCCACCCCGCGCCCCGACGGCACCCGGCTGATCGCCGGCATACCGGTCAGCGAGCCGTTGTGGTGGGAACGTTCGCCGATCTTCTCCGGGCTGAACACCAACAAGAAGAGTGTGACGCTGGACTTCCAGACCGAGGCGGGACGCGATCTGCTGCGTCGCCTGATCGCCGACAGCGACGTGGTGGTGGAGAACTTCACCCCGCGGGTGATCGACCAGCTGGGCCTGGACTACGACAGCGTGCGCGCGCTGCGCGAGGACATCGTGATGGTGCGCATGCCCGGTTTCGGGCTGGACGGGCCGTGGCGGGACAACCCGGCCTTCGCCTACATCATCGAGGACGCGGCGGGCCTGAGCTGGCTGACCGGCTATCCCGATCGCACGCCGTACGAACCGTATTCGGTGGGTGACCCCAACGCGGGAATCCATGCGCTCACGGCGCTGATGCTCGCACTCGAGCATCGCCGGCGCACCGGGCAGGGGGCGCTGGTGGAGGCCTCCATGGTGGATGCCGCGCTGAACGTCGCCGCCGAACAGGTCATCGAGTACAGCGCCTACGGCGCCCTGCTGCAGCGGCAGGGCAACCGCGGTCCGGTCGCCGCCCCGCAGAACATCTATCAGGTCAGCGGCATCGACGAGTTCGGCCGCGACGACACCTGGGTGGCCATCGCCGTCGCGGACGATCGGCAGTGGCAGGCCCTGGTGGCCGCGCTGGGTCATCCCGCGTGGGCGTCGGCGCCCGAGCTCGCCACCGCGGCGGGCCGACGCGCCCGACACGACCGCATCGACGCCGAGCTGGCCGCCTGGTGTCGCCCGCGCAGCGCCGACGAGGTGGTCGAAACCCTATGGCCGGCAGGTGTTCCGGTGGCCAAGGTGATGCAGCCGCACCGGCAGACCGAACTCGCCCAACTCGAGCACCGCGGCTTCTTCGAACATGTCGAGCACCCGGCGGCCGGGGCCGCGGCGCACAGCACGCTACCGATCCGGCTCTCGACGGGCCCCGACCGGTACCACCGGGCCCCGGCGCCGCTGCTCGGCGAGCACAACGCCGAGGTCCTCGGCCGCCTCGGGGTGGACGCCGCACAACTCGCGGCGCTGGAGGCCGACGGGGTGATCGGCACCGAACCGGCGATGGGTGGCCGCAAGAAGGCCACCACCTGA
- a CDS encoding SDR family NAD(P)-dependent oxidoreductase: MDTFEGRGAVVTGGASGIGLASAREFASRGASVVLADIDPAALDGAVAALHEDGFDAHGVVCDVSDRDQVQRLADESFRLLGAVHVVFNNAGIALSGPISAMSHQDWRTMIDIDLWGPIHGVEAFLPRLTDQGQGGHLLFTASFAGLVPNIGLGPYCVAKYGVVALAEVLSREVKSEGIGVSVLCPMMVSTNLFATSARALERDGNPVEDLSMTGEGVLEVGDVARLTAEAVLADRLYVLPHQESRTSIRRRFDRIDATFDAQAAAGWQF, from the coding sequence GTGGATACCTTCGAGGGCCGCGGCGCGGTCGTGACCGGCGGGGCGAGCGGCATCGGGCTGGCCAGCGCCCGCGAGTTCGCCTCGCGCGGCGCCAGTGTGGTGCTCGCCGACATCGACCCGGCGGCCCTGGATGGCGCGGTCGCAGCGCTGCACGAGGACGGATTCGACGCGCACGGCGTGGTGTGCGACGTCAGCGACCGGGATCAGGTGCAGCGGTTGGCCGACGAGTCCTTTCGGCTGCTCGGCGCGGTACACGTGGTGTTCAACAACGCCGGCATCGCCCTGAGCGGACCCATTTCGGCGATGTCGCATCAGGATTGGCGCACCATGATCGACATCGACCTGTGGGGTCCCATCCACGGCGTCGAGGCGTTCCTGCCCCGCCTGACCGACCAGGGTCAGGGCGGGCACCTGCTGTTCACCGCGTCGTTCGCCGGCCTGGTGCCCAACATCGGGCTGGGCCCCTACTGCGTGGCCAAGTACGGGGTCGTCGCGCTGGCCGAGGTGCTCTCCCGTGAGGTCAAGAGCGAGGGGATCGGCGTCTCGGTGCTGTGCCCGATGATGGTGTCCACCAACCTGTTCGCCACCTCGGCGCGGGCCCTCGAACGCGACGGCAACCCGGTAGAGGATCTGTCGATGACCGGCGAGGGCGTGCTCGAGGTCGGCGATGTCGCGCGGTTGACGGCCGAAGCCGTGCTGGCCGACCGGCTCTACGTGCTGCCGCATCAGGAGTCGCGCACCTCGATCCGGCGCCGGTTCGACCGGATCGACGCGACGTTCGACGCCCAGGCGGCCGCGGGCTGGCAGTTCTAG
- a CDS encoding mycofactocin-coupled SDR family oxidoreductase, which translates to MAGRVEGKVAFITGAARGQGRAHAVRLAEEGADIIAVDICKKIDTVDLIAESTPEDLAETAELVKNLGRRVYTAEVDVRDYDALKAAVDSGVEQLGRLDIIVANAGIGNGGQTLDKTSETDWTAMIDINLGGVWKTVKAGVPHIQAGERGGSIILTSSVGGLKAYPHTGHYVAAKHGVVGLMRTFAVELGAQNIRVNSVHPTNVNTPLFMNEPTMKLFRPDLENPNADDMKVVGQLMHTLPIGWVEPEDIANAVLFLASDEARYVTGVTLPVDGGSCLK; encoded by the coding sequence ATGGCAGGACGCGTTGAAGGCAAGGTCGCATTCATCACCGGTGCGGCCCGCGGTCAGGGCCGCGCCCACGCGGTGCGGCTGGCCGAAGAGGGCGCCGACATCATCGCCGTCGACATCTGCAAGAAGATCGACACCGTCGACCTGATCGCGGAATCCACCCCGGAGGATCTCGCCGAAACCGCCGAACTGGTCAAGAACCTGGGCCGGCGCGTCTACACCGCCGAGGTCGACGTGCGCGACTACGACGCGCTCAAGGCGGCCGTCGACAGCGGTGTCGAGCAGCTGGGCCGGCTGGACATCATCGTGGCCAACGCCGGCATCGGCAACGGCGGCCAGACGCTGGACAAGACCAGCGAGACCGACTGGACGGCGATGATCGACATCAACCTGGGCGGCGTCTGGAAGACCGTCAAGGCCGGTGTCCCGCACATCCAGGCCGGCGAGCGCGGCGGCTCGATCATCCTGACCAGCTCGGTCGGCGGCCTCAAGGCCTACCCGCACACCGGGCACTACGTGGCCGCCAAGCACGGTGTCGTCGGCCTGATGCGCACGTTCGCCGTCGAACTCGGCGCGCAGAACATCCGGGTCAACTCGGTGCACCCGACCAACGTGAACACCCCGCTGTTCATGAACGAACCCACCATGAAGCTGTTCCGTCCCGACCTGGAGAACCCGAACGCGGACGACATGAAGGTCGTCGGTCAGCTCATGCACACGCTGCCGATCGGCTGGGTCGAGCCCGAGGACATCGCCAACGCGGTGCTGTTCCTGGCCTCCGACGAGGCCCGCTACGTCACCGGTGTCACGCTGCCGGTCGACGGTGGCAGCTGCCTGAAGTAG
- a CDS encoding cytochrome P450 codes for MTTSTASTAEVYYDPYDLELNKDPYPMFARIREEAPLYYNSTHDFYALSRYDDVNRGLIDWETFSSARGAILEIIKSGMEIPSGTLIFEDPPIHNIHRNLLSRMFTPRKVLALEPQIREFTARCLDPVVGTGKFDFVQDLGEQMPMRVIGMLLGIPEEHQRHITDHGEATLQKEKVDALATGEVFGEFIDYRLKNPSDDIMTELLNAEFEDETGTLRKLGREELLLYLTVIATAGAETTTRLIGWSGKLLGEHPDQRAQLAADPSLIPAAIEEILRMEPPALQVARYVTRDVEYYGQTVPEGNVMMFLLAAANRDHSRWPNGDSFDIHRETKAHITFGAGTHFCMGNALARLEGKIALEEILKRFPEWEVDYAGAKMSPTTAVRGWESMPTRIS; via the coding sequence GTGACCACCAGCACGGCCAGTACCGCCGAGGTCTACTACGACCCATATGACCTCGAGCTGAACAAGGATCCGTACCCGATGTTCGCGCGGATCCGCGAGGAGGCCCCGCTCTACTACAACTCCACGCACGACTTCTACGCACTGAGTCGGTACGACGACGTCAACCGCGGCCTGATCGACTGGGAGACGTTCAGTTCGGCCCGCGGGGCCATCCTGGAGATCATCAAGTCCGGCATGGAGATCCCTTCCGGCACATTGATCTTCGAGGACCCGCCGATCCACAACATCCACCGCAACCTGTTGTCACGGATGTTCACGCCGCGCAAGGTGCTCGCCCTGGAACCGCAGATCCGTGAGTTCACCGCGCGTTGCCTCGATCCGGTGGTGGGCACCGGCAAGTTCGACTTCGTCCAGGACCTCGGCGAGCAGATGCCGATGCGGGTGATCGGCATGCTGCTCGGCATCCCCGAGGAGCATCAGCGCCACATCACCGACCACGGTGAGGCCACCCTGCAGAAGGAGAAGGTCGACGCGCTGGCCACCGGCGAGGTGTTCGGCGAGTTCATCGACTACCGGCTGAAGAACCCGTCCGACGACATCATGACCGAGTTGCTCAACGCGGAGTTCGAGGACGAGACCGGCACGCTGCGCAAGCTCGGCCGCGAGGAACTGTTGCTCTACCTGACGGTGATCGCCACCGCCGGCGCCGAGACCACCACGCGACTGATCGGCTGGTCAGGCAAGCTGCTCGGCGAGCATCCGGATCAGCGGGCCCAGCTGGCCGCCGACCCGAGCCTGATCCCGGCGGCCATCGAGGAGATCCTGCGGATGGAGCCGCCGGCCCTGCAGGTGGCCCGCTACGTCACCCGCGACGTCGAGTACTACGGCCAGACGGTCCCCGAGGGCAACGTGATGATGTTCCTGCTGGCCGCGGCCAACCGCGACCACAGCCGGTGGCCGAACGGTGACAGCTTCGACATCCACCGGGAAACCAAGGCGCACATCACCTTCGGCGCCGGCACGCACTTCTGCATGGGCAACGCGTTGGCCCGGTTGGAGGGCAAGATCGCGCTCGAGGAGATCCTCAAGCGCTTCCCCGAGTGGGAGGTGGACTACGCCGGCGCGAAGATGTCCCCCACCACCGCGGTTCGCGGGTGGGAGAGCATGCCCACCCGCATTTCCTGA
- a CDS encoding cytochrome P450: MSTSGSATEFDNIDYFTDPSLVPDPYPYYDHQRSQCPVLPTSNYGVVAVTGHEEASIVYKDAELYSSCIAVGGPFPPLPFTPEGSDISEQIEAHRAELPMSEHMVTMDPPQHSRARSLLNRLLTPKRLKENEEFMWRLADQQLDEIIGDQTGTVKCEFLEGYAKPFSMLVICDLLGVPEEDHDDFRQMLAPRPGNTVGSLEGETLDHNPLQWLEDKFCAYLEDRRANPRDDILTGLATAKYPEGDTPEIIDVVKSATFLFAAGQETTTKLLSAAMRLLAERPDVVERLRKDRSKIPNFVEEMLRMESPVKSAFRLVKKDTTLGEVDLPAGTIVMVNPGAINRDPRRFDEPHDFNFERSNVREHLAFGRGAHSCPGGPLARVEGRVSIERLLDRMDDLRLDEEKHGPEGDRTFNYEPTFILRGLTEINIEFTPRRPDAATS; this comes from the coding sequence TTGTCCACGTCCGGTTCCGCGACTGAGTTCGACAACATCGATTACTTCACGGACCCCTCGCTGGTCCCCGACCCCTACCCGTACTACGACCACCAGCGGTCGCAGTGTCCCGTCCTGCCCACCTCCAACTACGGGGTCGTGGCGGTCACCGGCCACGAGGAAGCCTCGATCGTCTACAAGGACGCCGAGCTGTACTCGTCGTGCATCGCCGTCGGCGGCCCGTTCCCGCCGCTGCCGTTCACCCCCGAGGGCAGCGACATCAGCGAGCAGATCGAGGCGCACCGCGCCGAGCTGCCGATGAGCGAGCACATGGTCACCATGGACCCGCCGCAGCACTCGCGTGCCCGCTCGCTGCTCAACCGGCTCCTGACGCCCAAGCGCCTCAAGGAGAACGAAGAGTTCATGTGGCGGCTGGCCGACCAGCAGCTCGACGAGATCATCGGTGACCAGACCGGCACCGTGAAGTGCGAATTCCTCGAGGGCTACGCCAAGCCGTTCTCCATGCTGGTCATCTGCGACCTGCTCGGGGTGCCCGAGGAGGACCACGACGACTTCCGCCAGATGCTCGCGCCGCGGCCCGGAAACACCGTCGGCAGCCTGGAGGGCGAGACCCTCGATCACAACCCGCTGCAGTGGCTCGAGGACAAGTTCTGCGCCTACCTCGAGGACCGCCGCGCCAACCCGCGCGACGACATCCTCACCGGATTGGCCACCGCCAAGTACCCCGAGGGCGACACCCCCGAGATCATCGACGTGGTCAAGAGCGCGACGTTCCTGTTCGCCGCCGGTCAGGAGACCACCACCAAGCTGCTCAGCGCCGCGATGCGGCTGCTCGCCGAGCGGCCCGACGTGGTCGAGCGGTTGCGCAAGGACCGCAGCAAGATCCCGAACTTCGTCGAAGAGATGCTGCGGATGGAAAGCCCGGTGAAGTCAGCCTTCCGGTTGGTCAAGAAGGACACCACGCTGGGCGAGGTCGACCTGCCGGCCGGCACCATCGTGATGGTCAACCCCGGCGCTATCAACCGCGACCCGCGCCGGTTCGACGAACCGCACGACTTCAACTTCGAGCGTTCCAATGTGCGTGAGCACCTGGCGTTCGGCCGCGGCGCGCACTCCTGCCCCGGCGGTCCGCTGGCCCGGGTGGAGGGCCGGGTGTCCATCGAGCGCCTGCTGGACCGGATGGACGACCTGCGCCTCGACGAGGAGAAGCACGGCCCGGAGGGCGACCGCACGTTCAACTACGAGCCGACGTTCATCCTGCGCGGCCTGACCGAGATCAACATCGAGTTCACCCCCCGCCGGCCCGACGCCGCCACCTCGTAG